In the genome of Palaemon carinicauda isolate YSFRI2023 chromosome 13, ASM3689809v2, whole genome shotgun sequence, one region contains:
- the LOC137651974 gene encoding pro-resilin-like: MALKFFVLVCLAVLVVADEVPVYELPPPPPPSYGPKEPDYPDVPPNYTYKYGVADGYSGNNYEHSEVRDGYKTEGSYVVDLPDGRKQIVNYFDNGDGLVAQVTFEGEAQYPPSYPDPPAPVYS; encoded by the exons TTCTTCGTGTTGGTGTGTTTGGCGGTTCTAGTAGTGGCCGATGAGGTGCCCGTCTACGAACTTCCTCCCCCGCCACCACCGTCCTATGGACCCAAAGAACCAGACTACCCTGAT GTGCCTCCAAACTACACTTACAAATACGGCGTCGCCGACGGCTACTCCGGCAACAACTACGAGCACTCCGAAGTCCGTGACGGATACAAGACAGAGGGCAGCTACGTCGTAGACCTCCCTGACGGCCGAAAGCAGATTGTCAATTACTTCGACAACGGCGACGGTCTGGTGGCCCAAGTGACCTTCGAAGGAGAAGCGCAGTATCCTCCTTCTTATCCTGATCCTCCAGCCCCTGTTTATTCTTAA